In Centroberyx gerrardi isolate f3 chromosome 14, fCenGer3.hap1.cur.20231027, whole genome shotgun sequence, the genomic stretch cacacacacacatattgtatgTGGTgttaagaaacacatttcgAAACATTTGGCATTactaattcattattattacattattcataGATTTACAAGATCATTCTGCATAGAAACAAAgcataaaaaacagaaacagaataaaaaacaagCAGTGTATGTACAGaaatctgtatatatataagcTGTACAGTATGTCAACTGTTTGCAACAGTCTGAAGCTgatattagggttagggtccttcatacaaaatttcaaaacagtttcagaACATTGTGCTGCTGTTAAGGTGAGGCAGGCACTTTGATAAGATATTTTAGATGTTAAAATGGGATACTAATACTCATTTCTCCACAAGAGTTGCAGTGAAACAGTTCCAAATCTGAAGAATATGAGAATGTGAAAATATAGCCTTAAGGTATACTGCGCAACGTAAATGGATGTTTAAAGCAACAGGAAATGACTCAATACAACTATGATGAAACATTTCATTGGACAATGTTGCCCCATGTATTGCTGCCTTTAGGTCTACCATACACAAGACATCTTTTCAAAAAGGAAACGTCTCAGCACTCTCACTCCATCACAGTCTTCATATGCCATCTGTGCTATTAATGCAAAAACTGCGAGAAAATGGGtacattttctcttttgatGTAAATGTTCAGACACACAGGAGTCCACAGAGTCAAACTCACAGTCTTTGTCAATGGAGCATTTCCAGATTCAGTGATCGAAGATTGGAAGAGACTGAATTAAaggctgaggagggagaggttaGGCTGCTGTGGCTGTGCTGCCCCTCTCTGGCCATAGATAGGTACTGCAGCCAACTGTCACAGGCTGGTACTcccaaataaatcaaatagaATTAAGTTGATCAGCAAAGAAGAAACATAGTGCCAAATGGatttaaatgaatttaaaaaaatgcttattaattattttggcaagacatttgtttatttctggTGTGTTTTAGATGGCATGTAAGACTTTCCCTTCTACTCTCGTTTCGTGCCAAAAGTTCTCTGATAGATCTTTTATCAGGAACCATCAAACACGAtttaaaacaagaacaaaaatatGTGTTGGAGCTGTCGATGGCAATTGCTCTTCCTCCATTTCTTGCTTGTTTTTAGTCCAGAACTTGTCATAAACAGACAGTGTGATGTCAAGTCAGGTTTGAGTTTCTGCGCAAAAGGAAGCACATGTTCACACCTCTTTATTTGGGCCAGTACACAATATTTAAGTGAGCCAATCATGCTATGAGCTTTGGGTCTGCTCACTCACAATCCAGGAAGTTCTAGACTTTATTCCCTATCTGTCACATTATACTGACACCTCATCTGCACTTGGCTCAAAGCCCAACTAATGCTGTCAAGGTCCTCTCTCCACACTTTCCTTTTGCATTAAACAGTCTGGAATCTCTATCTTCTATGTAAAAGTGGTTTTCAAGCATAGGTTCAGGTCCCAAAAGTTGGTCAAGGAAATCTAATTAAGGGCCCCCAATTATTCTTATAAGAAATTGGtatccaaacctccaaacctaTTGGCTACTTTGTGTTGCCAATTCCTTCCCACCTACCTGCGATGTAGACTGAATAAAACACACTGGGCTTGCAGTTTCACAggctacaaacacacaaaactgaACCTGCAAAATCCGATTCGGTTTGTGgggaaaaactgtttttaaaaatgtgggTCCTCAGAAAGAAAAGGTTCAGCAAGCGCTGATCTGTACAgactctgtgtctctgctgccCCTCTGTGGccttgtgtgtgtactgcaggGAGTCATAGCTGCTGCTCCAGCTCGTAGGAACAGCTGTCCAATCGGACCCTGAGGTTCTTGAAGTCCGGCCTATCGGCTGCCTCGCTGCTCCAACATTCCAACATGATGTCGTAGAGGAAGTCAGGACATTTGGGCGGAGGTGGCATCCTGTATCCATTGGTTACCTGCTGGTACACTTCTTGGTTGCTgtaggctgagggagagagaggagatggagggaaaagagggacagagggagaggagggatggagagagaagagggatagagggagaagagggacagagggatggagggagaagagggacagagggatggagggagaagagggacagagggatggagggagaagagggacggaggcagaggagggatggagggaaaagagggacggagggagaagagggacggAGGcagaagagggatggagaagagggacggagggagaagagggacggagggagaagagggacagagagagaggagggatggagggagaagagggacagaggcagaagagagatggaggcagaggagggatggagggagaagagggacagagagagaggagggatggagggcgaAGAGGgacggaggcagaggagggatggagagaaaagagggacggagggagaagagggatggagagagaagagggacagagggagaagagggacagagggagaggagggatagagggagaagagggacagagggagaggagggatggagggagaagagggacggaggcagaggagggatggagggaaaagagggacggagggagaagagggacggAGGcagaagagggatggagagagaagagggacggagggagaagagggacggaggcagaggagggatggagagagaagagggacagagggagaagagggacagaggcagaagagagatggaggaagaggagggatggagggagaagagggacagagagagaggagggatgagggagaagagggacggaggcagaggagggatggagagaaaagagggacgagggagaagagggatggagagagaagagggacggagggagaagagggacggagggagaagaaggacagagggagaggagggatggagggagaagagggacagaggcagaggagggatggagagagaagagggacagagggagaagagggacagagggagaggagggatggagagagaagagggatagagggagaggagggatgaagggagaagagggacagagggagaggagggatggagggagaagagggatagagggaggtacagaggggaaaaagaggagggacGAGAGGAAGGGAAGTGGTGAAGAAGAGAGATCAAACATTTGATTACCATGGCCTATCTAGAGCGGACACACTTAGGgtctttctcaatatgcgtGCTTGTGTCCTCCACAATGTGTTTGACATAATATCTATCGTAACACGtaagcacgattccaaaactGAAGAACACTGAGGAGGGAGGGCGGAGGATGGATAAAAATCTTATAAGTTTACTTCCCAACCGAGGATGCATCAGATGGTGACTAGGCTGATGAGAGAACGACTGGGAAGACCCAAGATCCATTGCAAGAATGGTGCATCAAAACAAACAGCGCTATAGTCTATACAGTACAGAACCGGTAGAATCAGCTTGGAAAATAAATGGCTGTGTGTCTTAACTGATGGCGTGACCTCAGGTATACAGTCCagctcaaactgtaaagatgttctctgttctcggGTTCTTGAGAAgttcgttctctccaagacaagatcggtctccacaaggacacaactATCGACTTGGTATTCTTTGATTTCACAATCACCTTTGATGTAGCAATTTCAGCACATCACTAAGTATAGTTTGTCTTACTTTTCAATATCAAGTGTGAGGAACAACacgttaaagggtaacttcggtatttttcaacctggaccctattttcccatctttttgtgtctaagtgactaaaggggacaacaatttttgaaattggtccagtattgagcgagatcgcttcagccggcagccgcaaaacgggctgcaatgtaatccgacggggcaaatcacaccgtcaatgtacgtccactaaaagtgcttgtttttgccactgacaggctcagattgttattataagtgtctgacaacattatggaaaggaccctacagagaaatgaaacgtttttctttacctttcgcttgatccggtctgtgtgtaaccaagtctcgctcaagtctcgcgagagttgagttgttgcaggaagttacacacagaccggatcaagcgaaaggtaaagaaaaacgtttcatttctctgtagggtcctttccataatgttgtcagacgcttataataacaatctgagcctgtcagtggcaaaaacaagaacttttagtggacgtacattgacggtgcgatttgccccgtcggattacactgcagctcgtttcacggctgccagctgacgcgatctcgctcaatactggaccaatttcaaaaattgttgtccccattagttacttagacacaaaaagttgggaaaatagggtccaagTTGAAAAAtgccgaagttaccctttaacacaAGATGTGTTCCTATTAACAGTTGCCGTGTTGAAAAGTAATGCAAGATAAGCATTATCCCAAATACATTCCcagaagtgctgaaaatgacacttgTACTTGATGTACACCAGAAAACATAGACACAAGTCAATCAATTagtcaatcaaccaaccaaccaactaaccagGGTAAGGAACTCCTCCATAGGTGATAATCTCATAGAGCAAGATCCCAAAGGACCAGACGTCCGACTTGTTGGAGAAGCGTCCGTGGCTGATGGCCTCCGGAGCGCACCACTTGTAGGGAATCTTCTTATCTGCTGTGATGTAGAACGGCTCCTGGGTGGACGAAGGAacgaagggagggagggaaagtgaaaatgagagaaaggagCAGCCTGAAGCCAATCACTGCTTCCATGTTCTTGTGGTCATTCTTCTGTGGCCTGTTCCTGCCTGGGTATTTTGGGTATGGGTATCAAGAGCCTGTAGTCACCAAAATTATAATCAAGGTGATAAACTcattaatttgcatttttcCTGGCATTATATTTGCATAGTGTGTTTTTGGTCTGTTGAAACTTGGCTACAAAGACATGCTCCCTTACCAAATAGTGTATGTTATTTGTTGGAGCAAGTAAAGAGGAACTGAAACAGCTTCTTGTGTCTAACAATTCAGTGGGAACAAATCAAAGTTTTTTGCAACACACCATTTCTAGACAGCATACCCAAACAAGTTGTTAGCTACCTACTAATCAAAGTTGTAAACAAAACCACTAGCCGTGGTTTCTGCCACCTACCGAGACTAAACCACAGCTACGATTAGCGATGgtcttttgttttccttaatTTCTGAGTCTTAGGTTTGAAAGAGCTGTCGTTGGGCAAAGCATCCTTCTATGATAACAGCACAGCAAACTGCATGTTTGATTTCActtaaaaagacacaaaaagacacagatcctccctccctaccttgATAACCCTCGCCAGTCCGAAGTCGGCCACCTTGCAGATGTAGTTTTCTCCCACCAGGACGTTGCGAGCTGCCAGGTCTCTGTGAATGCTGTTCTTCTCCTCCAGGTACGACATCCCATCAGCCACCTGGGCAGCCATGTCGATGAGAGACACCGGCTGTAGATGCTGTCCCTCTGGACCTGAGGTACAAACAAACGTTTTAAAACCCAGGACTCCAGCACAGGACGGTTCAAGAGAAGTTTTAGAATCAGAAATCACACACTAAAAAAAggatctgtgtgtcttctgtgggacaacacacatttgtgttagtCGAGcgttgagtcccaagtcagtctcaattcttgaggcacaagtctcaagtctaaatgtggaacaccaagtcaagtccatgtcattaatgtcaagtctcaagtctaaatgtagaccagcaagtcaagtcagaacaaatccagtccagtatcaatttaatatcttaaagaaaactaaatatctaggacttttcaatgcaatatggttttaataggataaaaacttggtaagagcatcatgagtttgatttctataatcagtttcaacttcaataaattcaatcattccatacaaattcagaaaacagaatttaaattcagtcgtctgctggaacaaatctcatcactttcaatctaagtcatatATGGAATCAAAACCAAGAAGTTCTAGAATCAGAACCCAACAAGGCACCAGAACCAGCACCCAGAGAGGGTCTAGAATCAGAACCCACAATGGTTCTAGAATCAAAACTGAAATGGGTTCTAAAATATGACCCAACAAAGTTCTAGAATCAAAGCACATAAAAAAATCCAGAATAAGAgctgaaaaatattttaggaTTGCAACCAAAGTAGGTTCTAGAATTAGAATTCAAGGGTTttagaatgacagacagacagacacacacaaacaaacacacacccacacacacacacacacacacacacacacacacacacacagtttcacctCTGAGGAAGTTGAGCAGGCTGCCTTTCTCCATGAGTTCGGTGATGATGTAGTAGGGGGAGGAGGCGGTGCAGACAGCGAACAGAGAGATGAGGTGACGATGACGGAGACTCTTCAACATCTGGACTTCCCTCTGGAAATCACCGTGATTCAGCTCagagtctggagagagagagaccgaaagagagggagagacagagagagacagaaagagaggaagagagagagagtaacgaaataacaacattttaaaaacagaataaacttCAGTTCTATCAAACACttaacagagaaattaaattgGCCAAAGATTCTTAGTAAATATAGACTTGGGGATGATAACTTGGAAATTGTAAAAGGAAGACATTCAAGACATTTAGTCAGGCTCTGCAAGTACTGCAACGTCATGGAaatagaggcagaaatacactTTCTGTTCTCAAAATATGACAAGATAAGAGAAACCCGTGATCCtaaatttaaagaaaaattCCCAAATTTTAGCAGCCTGTCACAGATAGAAAAGCTGCCACTGGTCCTGgtagttgttgttattgttttctaAAAGGATAgcaacttaagtccttggtcaacaaaatgataacattttTGTAGAAAGGATCCTCTGAATTTTAGGAAAATTGAGTGGTAAACTTCAGGCAAGCATTTTTTTCCAATTGATATGTCGCAGTTTGGAATAGAACTATTGATAATAGCAAGATGATATTGTATCTGAGTGCTATGCCTTGTTTCCTATGAGGCTTATGGAGCTAATGATAGAGCCACTGTGTATTGTACAAAATATAAGCCACCCTGATAGGGCTGGATGCAACACCAGTACACTGTTTGAGACACACGGGTTTGCTTGTTACAATCATTTTATAGCATtctaataaaaatatatttaagggACTGATAAGCACTCATGACCTGAGGTGTCACTCCTAAACCAACCATGCTGTCTCTTTATTATCCTGTTGTTACAGAGCAACAAAAGGATGAAACATCTCAGGTATGTGTAGGATGACTGCTGGTATGTAGCCTAAACCTTACAAGATAATAATTATGATTATTACCACACAGTGATGCTCACAGATGCAGATTAGTCTTCACGGGACAAGATGGGCAGCATATTTTGTAGATGAAGTTTTCATCAGCTATGACTGATCAGCTTCTTCCCACTCCACTACAGACTGAGGTTGTATGATGATTTCAGGTATGTAGTTTCAGCCCTACCTTGCTGCTATACGAATATTACTCAGCCTTGGTAGTGTTAACAGGCTGACAGGATGGGCAGCATATTTGTAGATTTGCAGAATAGAAGTTGCTTTGTTACATTCATACGAGTGGAAAACTAAGAATGACAGTGGAAACTGGGACTCAACAGTAACAGACATAATTGATCTTAATGCTATAGCATGGAAAATAAAGGCATCTTTGATTGGGTTACATGCAACTTGCAGTATTAGTGACtgttttttaaaacaatatCACATCTTGGTACCTTTTCCAGCATGCTCACCTCCCACAATATCTCTGCCCTACTTTCCTTTATATTACAAGTATAATTTTCAGTCTAATAGAAGATTAAAgataaaaaatgaatgcaagCGAGTGCTGGGTTTATTATTGGTAAAACAGACAGCCAATGTTGATCACTGACTGGTCATGACCCCCCACTGGAATTACACTTTGAAGCATGAATGATATCTAGAATCAtccactgactcacacacacacaaacggaaGAGAGTTGaagttattagttattagtttCACACAGCGATACCTGGCAGAGATGAGAAGCATGACCCATTGACTTCCTCTTTAGAAGATGAGTAGTGTATCATTCATTTCATGAGTCATACAGTTGGCTCAGCTACAGTAAATGACCTACTTGTCAGAAAGTAGTTTTTTGTGGCTTTGCTTCATGcttccaatcagcagtcatactTTATATGTGAGGCGTGACACACATTTATTTGATTGGACTGTCTGGAATGAAGTGTTATTTATTGTGATTATTTCAGTAATACTGACAGATTAGTGTGGGCAAAATACATGAGACTCAGAAAGCTGACGACTCAACATGACCAAGGTCAAATTTCACTGAATATTGTACAACACAGCGGCGGTTCTGTTGAactgtctcactcactcacacattacATAACGCTCTTTGTTTTCCTGCCAAAACAGAATACCTCCTCTATCCATTCTAATTCTGTCTTTACCAGTTAAACCTCACCCAGTTTCACTCAAACCTGGTCTAACATGGTGTTGACAATGCACATCTGTATTTTTTGAGCTACATTGGAAACTCAGTTTCCATCTGTAAGTATTACTATTCAATTAGGGCATAAATGATATGCTGAAAAACCTCTGATTGAGgcttttgtaaattaaatagatttgtcagcttgttagctagctaaccatagtatctggtcagccaaccatcactgtcttgttaacacatctgattagcacactagctaaggTATcaagtagaagctagcattacaTGTAGCAGTAGCTAATAGTTTCATCttcacattaacattaacactgggtgctttgctaaatgagcctgctggctagttagctagctaacagtttgttcaggttaactgagctgactcttctcaagctacaactcagagtgttttggagtagagactagggctaaagacaagacagtttactgttggaaacaaatctacttttAGGTATAACATtgacctacagccacaccacaacaattcTTTTCAGGTATCTCTGTTTTTCTAGTTGTTAAATTAGaaatttagacattatttgcacatAGCCAATTCTCCGATTGACCTCCATGTTGGTGTCAGACGtggctgctgggagatttgtgacacagcTGGTAAAACCTCTATAACAGACTGTTCCaggtgttattgtgtgtaactCTATGAGGTATGAGTATGAAGCTGGGTATCGCTGAAAAAGAGGTGAAGAATTACCGCCTTTGATGATCTTGATGGCGACGTTGATGCGGTTCTTCCAGCGGCCCCGGTGCACATCGGCAAAATACCCGGTGcccagctgctcctccaggcTGAACTCCTCTTTAGGAAGCTCCCACTCATCCACTGTGGAGTGGGACAAGTCTGTGGGCTGGGGCTCCGTCTGgtggatgacacacacacacacacacacacacacacatacagacacacacttttaGTTATGAATGCACCTATGCAGCAGTACTCCCCACACCCTACATCCATCCTGCATCAGTGTTACAGGATTTCCCAAACAATTTGTGGGTTCAGGTGTCAGTACAGCTGCAATGcatgtgatgcacacacacacacacacacacgcacacacacacccacacacacacacacacgcatgcacacagctGTGCAATGCCATAACCATTGCATTTGCGTGTGTATTCCCTTTTAGACATCACTGCGGGCTTAGTGTGACTGTCCAcacttccttttcttcttttcacttacccagaaagaagaggaagaagaaacaagagaggaagaagcaaaAAGATAGAAACGCAGACAGAATCAGCTGCAACCTCAcagtcacacccacacactcacacacacacacacacccacacactcacacacacacacacacacacaccctaccctCTTGCAGGCCTCTCGCAGCCTGCCTGTGGTGTTGAGGCTGTTGGTGCAGTAGTGCTCCACCAGGTCGATCAGAGAGGTGAAATGTTGGTTCAGCTCCACATAGAAATCATTTTCCGCCTGGAGGATCTTGTAGTGCTTCACCCGACTGTCCGACTTCACTGGAGAAAGATACACACCaagtcagaaacacacacacacacacacaggtccacaACAAGTGGTCAAACAATGACTCGCACAAAAATTGGGAAGATGAGAGCGTGCAGATTGAAGTTTTAGTtatgcaaacatttcttggaggtaGAGCTGCTCATGGTTCAGTTAAAGGacaagtttggcgattttgtaCCTATATAtaattcctctcttcatccctgtagttgttggacccacagacagtattgtctccagtcagctgtcagttgaagcagcgagctccaaaacatccagtctgtgaaaacgatccAGAGAGCGACCGACCTACACGACCCGGAAAGCAGCGGCACCGCACCGTTTCCACTTGtcttctactgaactctactgtttacaatctgacctgaccgtccagaactagatcactccgccaggaaccgcctttcaccccacagcggtctgtgctgcggcagagaaaaatagttctgtgatttcctgattagtgaaagtgctTTAATGGAGTCATGTTTCTTCTCAACTCTCGTGTGGAGCCACAaacggcttttttggagatattttgacagtttggactcattgttagcagcaagaggcagcggacaGCTGACTGTGgagacaatattgtctgtgggtccaacaactacagggatggaagagacagattatatataggtccaaaattgccgaACTTCCTTTAAACCTCAAAGGGCGGATCCAAAGAATCACGGTttttctggctgagtaaaattagactgaagcccatatttctcattttgctgaggCCCCCTTGGATCCCCCTCAAGGCCCCCTGGTGGTTCCCGGTCCCCACTTTGGAAACCACTGTTGTAGGGTGTGTTGAAAGAGGGAGTAAATGGAGCGAGGCGGGGACCAGGAGAAAGGATTTAGTCATCTTCTGTCCCTTTCTTGGCAATGTTTTGCATTCTGCTGTTGTCACTTTTGCTCTTAAATGATGGGATACACAAATACTGACATTTTCTACGGTTACGCTTGTGCTGCCGCTCTATAAAAGGGCATCGGCTAAATGCCTAAGTTGTGATTGTAATCACATGTGGACAGGCAtcgagagaagggaggggggaatTTTCTTCGCAAAATTCAGTGCAAAACATTTTGCATAATACGTTGTCTGACCTGAATGTTTTTGCTGTATCTCTGCCAGGAGAGGCCGGTCTATATGGGACAGGGGGGATGATCCTGCacagtgtgttgttgtttaGTCTTGAGTACAGTGTTTTCTATAcccatactgtacattttggAGCCTTTTACCCCACAATTTACTACAAGTACCGTCCTGCATTTTCCTCCATCACTGCCAGGAGAGGCTGGTCCATACAGAGTTACAGGAGACACACTGTTCGCCCTCACAGACAGGAGGGATAATCCTACTCAGCTTTTGGTTGTTTAGTCTTGAGAAAAGTAGATGTTACAGCCATACTATACATTTTGGAGCCGTACCCCTTTAACCCCACATTTTACCTAACCCTGTCCTCCTCAATTTTGTGAGTCACCACACTCACACTGGGTCTGTCCGTGTGAGTGTGGCGTAGTACCACAGTATCAGAGTTTTATTCCTTTTCCTGccttttctcttgtctttttctgtgtCACACTGCACTTAGTCCGTCCGACAAGTAGGCAAATTTTGCCCGTTGGCTTGTGGCCGATGTCCCAGACTGCTGGCTTCACTTTGACCACAGAAATTTTAATTCTAATCAAGTCTAATGATGCTGACACTGTAGAcgtcagtgggcggagccaaagaaccacagctttTCAGAGACAgtagcaagttagctaactggcaaacgtGAATagcaaataaatataaataaatataaatatcaataaaaatattaattgCAATGGCtgctttatttcattcattcatgaccatggcattcatgatgttgaaggtcagcaactagctaactagcttaccaaGATAGTTATAGGCTAGtgtggctagtttgaacttgaaggtcagctagctaactagctaacctagataacttagaatgtttttttcagttagcagcagagcgctaggcttcataacattagcttcctcctctcttatctcTTGCCTTTTTCTCTTGGCTTCAGTTtaacgttacttagccagaaaccctgtggttctttggctccgcccactgaggtttaactcagccaatgagattatttctgcctccagagcagctctgcctccaggGAAACTAAAACTCCATTCTGCTTACTCTTTAcacatttctccctccatccctccctttcttaCCTGATGTATCCAGTGCTGTTTTCAATCTGAGATTCAACTCCCTCTTCCCTCGCTCCCCTATGTAACCGTATCTCTCTCGCCCtcgtttttttttgcttcctccatcaaccctccccctctctgtcttacCTGAAAGCACGTATCCCACGCCGTCTTTCTCACTGAGGCGGATGAGGAACGCTCCCTCTGCGTTGTCTGGGCCCAGCAGGTGGCTTTGGGCCTCGAAGCGGTTCATCTTCCCAAAATACCATCTGGATCAACACAGCAAGTGATATTAAACATTAGTAAATGGTTGTGTGGTTTGGGAGTTTCAAAAGTTTCAAATCAAACAGGCCCCATAATAACCAAAATAACTATTTGAATTACTCACATTTCTGAAATAttgaccagtataaccagtatgTAGTCAGTtgccaaaaaatattttggttTGTCTGTCCTTCATACCATTTGAAACTGAAGGAAGGTTTAACAGAAAGGGATAGAGCTTGggcattaaaataaaatgtatttcaaagaCAAGAACCCGAGCCAATCTTATTCATAAAACTGTAATCCCAATGAATCTCTGCATTttgcctgtttttgtttttttcctgtatcaGTGGATTTTAGCGGtgatttgggtttaggtttCATATCCTCCCTGTTTTGGACCCAGTTTTGGTTCTAGTGAGGGTTGTAGAACAAAACAAACCTGGGTAGAACCAACAGTATTTACAAGTCTTTGTGttataagatagcactttattgatccccttgggaaAACTCTTGCATGTTATCTtgcatggagcaccagatgaGCAGGATTTATTGCAACAGGACAATTCAGGTAGTGCCAAGTCAGTGGATAATCACAGAAAAGGATATCAAACTTCTTGTAACGTCTTATCTGTGACATCTAAACTTGTGTTGG encodes the following:
- the LOC144542306 gene encoding protein-tyrosine kinase 6-like, translating into MGESLRKACPCLEALWQRLFGDKKAGGGGGGGGGGGDGGRAPSPSPPQKVEKPGENSIYTALWSFEARHPDELSFRQGDLFNVISRTGDWWTARKIDQNGRVLNDGIVPNNYLARGESVDAQSWYFGKMNRFEAQSHLLGPDNAEGAFLIRLSEKDGVGYVLSVKSDSRVKHYKILQAENDFYVELNQHFTSLIDLVEHYCTNSLNTTGRLREACKRTEPQPTDLSHSTVDEWELPKEEFSLEEQLGTGYFADVHRGRWKNRINVAIKIIKGDSELNHGDFQREVQMLKSLRHRHLISLFAVCTASSPYYIITELMEKGSLLNFLRGPEGQHLQPVSLIDMAAQVADGMSYLEEKNSIHRDLAARNVLVGENYICKVADFGLARVIKEPFYITADKKIPYKWCAPEAISHGRFSNKSDVWSFGILLYEIITYGGVPYPAYSNQEVYQQVTNGYRMPPPPKCPDFLYDIMLECWSSEAADRPDFKNLRVRLDSCSYELEQQL